A genomic stretch from Heliangelus exortis chromosome 23, bHelExo1.hap1, whole genome shotgun sequence includes:
- the TP73 gene encoding tumor protein p73 isoform X2 — translation MSQSSPADEGTTFEHLWSTLEPDSTYFDLPASTQGGSNEVSNRTEVTMDVFQLRSMNDSVMSQFNLLNNSMDQSIGSRAASTSPYSSEHTSNVPTHSPYSQPSSTFDAMSPAPVIPSNTDYPGPHHFEVTFQQSSTAKSATWTYSPLLKKLYCQIAKTCPIQIKVSTPPPPGTFIRAMPVYKKAEHVTEVVKRCPNHELGRDFNDGQSAPASHLIRVEGNNLSQYVDDPVTGRQSVMVPYEPPQVGTEFTTILYNFMCNSSCVGGMNRRPILIIITLETRDGQVLGRRSFEGRICACPGRDRKADEDHYREQQALNESAAKNGNGNKRTFKQSPQGIPALGTGVKKRRHGEEEMYYVPVRGRENFEILMKIKESLELVELVPQQLVDSYRQQQQQQQLLQRQSQLQTPSSYGPVLSPMNKVHSGGINKLPSVNQLVGQPAQHSSSSAPGLGPMGPGMLNSHPMQPNGEMNGGHSSQSMVSGSHCTPPPPYNPDPSLVSFLTGLGCPNCIDYFTSQGLQNIYHLQNLSIEDLGALKIPEQYRMIIWRGLQELKQSHEYGAQQLLRSTSNASSISIGSSGELQRQRVMEAVHFRVRHTITIPNRGGADDWADFGFDLPDCKSRKQSIKEEFTEGEIN, via the exons TCCCAGTTCAATTTGCTGAACAACAGCATGGATCAGAGCATcggcagcagagcagcctccACCAGCCCCTACAGCTCCGAGCACACCTCCAATGTCCCAACGCATTCTCCCTACTCGCAGCCCAGCTCTACCTTCGACGCCATGTCCCCTGCTCCTGTCATCCCCTCCAACACTGACTACCCGGGTCCCCACCACTTTGAGGTGACCTTCCAGCAATCCAGCACCGCCAAGTCAGCCACCTGGACA tacTCCCCCCTGCTGAAGAAACTGTACTGCCAGATTGCAAAGACATGTCCCATCCAGATCAAGGTgtccacccccccacccccaggcaCCTTCATCCGGGCCATGCCTGTCTACAAGAAGGCAGAGCACGTCACCGAGGTGGTGAAACGCTGCCCCAACCACGAGCTCGGCCGGGACTTCAACGATG GACAGTCAGCCCCAGCCAGCCACCTCATCCGGGTGGAGGGCAACAACCTCTCCCAGTACGTGGATGACCCCGTGACGGGAAGGCAGAGCGTGATGGTGCCCTACGAGCCCCCTCAG GTGGGGACCGAATTCACCACCATCCTGTACAACTTCATGTGCAACAGCAGCTGCGTGGGAGGGATGAACAGGAGACccatcctcatcatcatcacccTGGAGACGAGAGA CGGCCAGGTCCTGGGAAGGAGATCGTTCGAGGGTCGGATCTGTGCCTGCCCCGGCAGGGACCGGAAAGCTGATGAGGATCATTACCGGGAGCAGCAAGCCCTGAACGAGAGCGCAGCTAAAAACGGGAACGGCAACAAACGCA cCTTCAAGCAGAGCCCCCAGGGCATCCCCGCGCTGGGGACGGGCGTGAAGAAACGGAGGCACGGGGAGGAGGAGATGTACTACGTGCCC GTGCGAGGCCGGGAGAACTTTGAGATCCTGATGAAGATAAAGGAGAGCCTGGAGCTGGTGGAGCTGGTCCCGCAGCAGCTGGTGGATTCCTaccggcagcagcagcagcagcagcagctcctgcagaggcA GAGCCAGCTGCAGACACCTTCCTCCTACGGCCCCGTCCTCTCCCCCATGAATAAAGTTCACAGTGGAGGAATCAACAAGCTGCCTTCTGTCAACCAGCTGGTGgggcagccagcacagcacagctccagctcagcacCTGGCCTGGGGCCCATGg GACCCGGGATGCTGAACAGCCACCCCATGCAACCCAACGGGGAGATGAACGGGGGCCACTCCTCCCAGTCCATGGTTTCGGGGTCACACTGCACCCCCCCGCCACCCTATAACCCCGACCCCAGCCTCGTCAG ttttttaaCAGGATTGGGGTGTCCAAACTGCATCGACTATTTCACCTCACAAGGGTTACAGAATATTTACCACCTGCAGAACCTATCCATAGAG GATCTCGGAGCACTGAAGATCCCGGAGCAGTACAGGATGATCATCTGGAGAGGTCTGCAGGAGCTGAAGCAGAGCCACGAGTACGgggcccagcagctgctccgCTCCACCAGCAACGCTTCCAGCATCTCCATCGGGAGCTCGGGGGAGCTGCAGCGGCAGCGGGTGATGGAGGCCGTGCACTTCCGTGTGCGCCACACCATCACCATCCCCAACCGCGGCGGGGCCGACGACTGGGCAGACTTTGGGTTCGACCTCCCGGACTGCAAATCCCGTAAACAGTCCATAAAGGAAGAGTTCACGGAGGGGGAGATCAACTGA
- the TP73 gene encoding tumor protein p73 isoform X1 — MNHFQALEEAAWGTGGVTIPGGVQKASGLENTVVLAGGAGLDDLRSSPNTVNLRFYGFYSQGMPRLQAAPGVQWHCHCCHTSLGHHGESSDRGGAQPPSAVIPCHPAAGLPYLGGNWFYITSHYFNSLLYHCVHVSLGVLRKHRGGGRGAKGSGTPVLGQQPTQGMEVAVGRQGSTQGHSPHRDLFLFQYSPLLKKLYCQIAKTCPIQIKVSTPPPPGTFIRAMPVYKKAEHVTEVVKRCPNHELGRDFNDGQSAPASHLIRVEGNNLSQYVDDPVTGRQSVMVPYEPPQVGTEFTTILYNFMCNSSCVGGMNRRPILIIITLETRDGQVLGRRSFEGRICACPGRDRKADEDHYREQQALNESAAKNGNGNKRTFKQSPQGIPALGTGVKKRRHGEEEMYYVPVRGRENFEILMKIKESLELVELVPQQLVDSYRQQQQQQQLLQRQSQLQTPSSYGPVLSPMNKVHSGGINKLPSVNQLVGQPAQHSSSSAPGLGPMGPGMLNSHPMQPNGEMNGGHSSQSMVSGSHCTPPPPYNPDPSLVSFLTGLGCPNCIDYFTSQGLQNIYHLQNLSIEDLGALKIPEQYRMIIWRGLQELKQSHEYGAQQLLRSTSNASSISIGSSGELQRQRVMEAVHFRVRHTITIPNRGGADDWADFGFDLPDCKSRKQSIKEEFTEGEIN; from the exons ATGAACCAtttccaggcactggaagaggctgcctggggcactggtggagtcaccatccctggaggggttcaGAAAGCATCTGGACTTGAGAACACGGTGGTGttggctggtggtgctgggctggatGATCTGAGGTCTTCTCCAAACACAGTGAATCTACGATTCTATGGTTTCTATTCACAAGGGATGCCCAGgctccaggcagctccaggagtGCAGTGGCACTGCCACTGCTGTCACACATCCCTGGGACATCACGGGGAGAGCAGTGACCGAGGGGGAGCTCAGCCTCCCTCTGCAGTGATCCCCTGccacccagcagctgggctgccaTACCTAGGTGGGAATTGGTTTTATATAACAAGtcattattttaattcactGCTTTACCACTGCGTTCACGTGTCACTTGGAGTGCTGAGAAAGcatcgggggggggggaggggagccAAGGGATCAGGAACCCCTGTCTTGGGGCAACAGCCCACGCAGGGAATGGAGGTGGCTGTGGGCAGGCAGGGGAGCACCCAGGGACATTCACCCCACAGGgacctctttcttttccagtacTCCCCCCTGCTGAAGAAACTGTACTGCCAGATTGCAAAGACATGTCCCATCCAGATCAAGGTgtccacccccccacccccaggcaCCTTCATCCGGGCCATGCCTGTCTACAAGAAGGCAGAGCACGTCACCGAGGTGGTGAAACGCTGCCCCAACCACGAGCTCGGCCGGGACTTCAACGATG GACAGTCAGCCCCAGCCAGCCACCTCATCCGGGTGGAGGGCAACAACCTCTCCCAGTACGTGGATGACCCCGTGACGGGAAGGCAGAGCGTGATGGTGCCCTACGAGCCCCCTCAG GTGGGGACCGAATTCACCACCATCCTGTACAACTTCATGTGCAACAGCAGCTGCGTGGGAGGGATGAACAGGAGACccatcctcatcatcatcacccTGGAGACGAGAGA CGGCCAGGTCCTGGGAAGGAGATCGTTCGAGGGTCGGATCTGTGCCTGCCCCGGCAGGGACCGGAAAGCTGATGAGGATCATTACCGGGAGCAGCAAGCCCTGAACGAGAGCGCAGCTAAAAACGGGAACGGCAACAAACGCA cCTTCAAGCAGAGCCCCCAGGGCATCCCCGCGCTGGGGACGGGCGTGAAGAAACGGAGGCACGGGGAGGAGGAGATGTACTACGTGCCC GTGCGAGGCCGGGAGAACTTTGAGATCCTGATGAAGATAAAGGAGAGCCTGGAGCTGGTGGAGCTGGTCCCGCAGCAGCTGGTGGATTCCTaccggcagcagcagcagcagcagcagctcctgcagaggcA GAGCCAGCTGCAGACACCTTCCTCCTACGGCCCCGTCCTCTCCCCCATGAATAAAGTTCACAGTGGAGGAATCAACAAGCTGCCTTCTGTCAACCAGCTGGTGgggcagccagcacagcacagctccagctcagcacCTGGCCTGGGGCCCATGg GACCCGGGATGCTGAACAGCCACCCCATGCAACCCAACGGGGAGATGAACGGGGGCCACTCCTCCCAGTCCATGGTTTCGGGGTCACACTGCACCCCCCCGCCACCCTATAACCCCGACCCCAGCCTCGTCAG ttttttaaCAGGATTGGGGTGTCCAAACTGCATCGACTATTTCACCTCACAAGGGTTACAGAATATTTACCACCTGCAGAACCTATCCATAGAG GATCTCGGAGCACTGAAGATCCCGGAGCAGTACAGGATGATCATCTGGAGAGGTCTGCAGGAGCTGAAGCAGAGCCACGAGTACGgggcccagcagctgctccgCTCCACCAGCAACGCTTCCAGCATCTCCATCGGGAGCTCGGGGGAGCTGCAGCGGCAGCGGGTGATGGAGGCCGTGCACTTCCGTGTGCGCCACACCATCACCATCCCCAACCGCGGCGGGGCCGACGACTGGGCAGACTTTGGGTTCGACCTCCCGGACTGCAAATCCCGTAAACAGTCCATAAAGGAAGAGTTCACGGAGGGGGAGATCAACTGA
- the TP73 gene encoding tumor protein p73 isoform X3, translating into MNHFQALEEAAWGTGGVTIPGGVQKASGLENTVVLAGGAGLDDLRSSPNTVNLRFYGFYSQGMPRLQAAPGVQWHCHCCHTSLGHHGESSDRGGAQPPSAVIPCHPAAGLPYLGGNWFYITSHYFNSLLYHCVHVSLGVLRKHRGGGRGAKGSGTPVLGQQPTQGMEVAVGRQGSTQGHSPHRDLFLFQYSPLLKKLYCQIAKTCPIQIKVSTPPPPGTFIRAMPVYKKAEHVTEVVKRCPNHELGRDFNDGQSAPASHLIRVEGNNLSQYVDDPVTGRQSVMVPYEPPQVGTEFTTILYNFMCNSSCVGGMNRRPILIIITLETRDGQVLGRRSFEGRICACPGRDRKADEDHYREQQALNESAAKNGNGNKRTFKQSPQGIPALGTGVKKRRHGEEEMYYVPVRGRENFEILMKIKESLELVELVPQQLVDSYRQQQQQQQLLQRQSQLQTPSSYGPVLSPMNKVHSGGINKLPSVNQLVGQPAQHSSSSAPGLGPMGPGMLNSHPMQPNGEMNGGHSSQSMVSGSHCTPPPPYNPDPSLVRISEH; encoded by the exons ATGAACCAtttccaggcactggaagaggctgcctggggcactggtggagtcaccatccctggaggggttcaGAAAGCATCTGGACTTGAGAACACGGTGGTGttggctggtggtgctgggctggatGATCTGAGGTCTTCTCCAAACACAGTGAATCTACGATTCTATGGTTTCTATTCACAAGGGATGCCCAGgctccaggcagctccaggagtGCAGTGGCACTGCCACTGCTGTCACACATCCCTGGGACATCACGGGGAGAGCAGTGACCGAGGGGGAGCTCAGCCTCCCTCTGCAGTGATCCCCTGccacccagcagctgggctgccaTACCTAGGTGGGAATTGGTTTTATATAACAAGtcattattttaattcactGCTTTACCACTGCGTTCACGTGTCACTTGGAGTGCTGAGAAAGcatcgggggggggggaggggagccAAGGGATCAGGAACCCCTGTCTTGGGGCAACAGCCCACGCAGGGAATGGAGGTGGCTGTGGGCAGGCAGGGGAGCACCCAGGGACATTCACCCCACAGGgacctctttcttttccagtacTCCCCCCTGCTGAAGAAACTGTACTGCCAGATTGCAAAGACATGTCCCATCCAGATCAAGGTgtccacccccccacccccaggcaCCTTCATCCGGGCCATGCCTGTCTACAAGAAGGCAGAGCACGTCACCGAGGTGGTGAAACGCTGCCCCAACCACGAGCTCGGCCGGGACTTCAACGATG GACAGTCAGCCCCAGCCAGCCACCTCATCCGGGTGGAGGGCAACAACCTCTCCCAGTACGTGGATGACCCCGTGACGGGAAGGCAGAGCGTGATGGTGCCCTACGAGCCCCCTCAG GTGGGGACCGAATTCACCACCATCCTGTACAACTTCATGTGCAACAGCAGCTGCGTGGGAGGGATGAACAGGAGACccatcctcatcatcatcacccTGGAGACGAGAGA CGGCCAGGTCCTGGGAAGGAGATCGTTCGAGGGTCGGATCTGTGCCTGCCCCGGCAGGGACCGGAAAGCTGATGAGGATCATTACCGGGAGCAGCAAGCCCTGAACGAGAGCGCAGCTAAAAACGGGAACGGCAACAAACGCA cCTTCAAGCAGAGCCCCCAGGGCATCCCCGCGCTGGGGACGGGCGTGAAGAAACGGAGGCACGGGGAGGAGGAGATGTACTACGTGCCC GTGCGAGGCCGGGAGAACTTTGAGATCCTGATGAAGATAAAGGAGAGCCTGGAGCTGGTGGAGCTGGTCCCGCAGCAGCTGGTGGATTCCTaccggcagcagcagcagcagcagcagctcctgcagaggcA GAGCCAGCTGCAGACACCTTCCTCCTACGGCCCCGTCCTCTCCCCCATGAATAAAGTTCACAGTGGAGGAATCAACAAGCTGCCTTCTGTCAACCAGCTGGTGgggcagccagcacagcacagctccagctcagcacCTGGCCTGGGGCCCATGg GACCCGGGATGCTGAACAGCCACCCCATGCAACCCAACGGGGAGATGAACGGGGGCCACTCCTCCCAGTCCATGGTTTCGGGGTCACACTGCACCCCCCCGCCACCCTATAACCCCGACCCCAGCCTCGTCAG GATCTCGGAGCACTGA